DNA sequence from the Bacteroidota bacterium genome:
CCTATGGCCGTGCCATAACAGCCCCACTCGCAGGATGATGATTGGTCGGATGTGGGGGCAATTAATCCGTGTCCGGTACTATAGGTATAAAACACCACCCCTCCATGAAACCAATCCCCAACTTGCACTTGATGTAAGCTATCCAAAACCCTATGCACAATAGTAGTACTATAAAATGCTGAAAGCCTGCACTCTGTGGTGTCAATATTTTTTACTCTAAAATAATATTTTTTAGTGTAGGAAGTATCTGTAATTACCTGTAGAGTGCTGTCGGTTGCCCCGGCAATATCTGTCCAGCTAATGCTGTCCTTGCTTTTTTGCCAGATGGTGCTGTCGTAGGATTTATCAAATACCAGCAAGGCGGTATCGCCCGGGAAAAGGGCGTAGGTGTAGTTTTGGGCAGAGGAAGTAAAGGTTAGGGATGTGATTAAAATAGATATTATTAACAGTAGTTTTAAATTAGTTTTATTTTTTGTCTTCAAATAAAAAAGCATTTTTGTTAAGTTTTAAAATTTTTAGAGCTTCTAAGAAAATGCTAAAAACACTAATTGTAAAAATAGGCATTTTTCTTAATTGCACTATTAATGATATTTTTAATTATTTCGTTGGGCAAAGGTAAAATTATTTTTTTAATAACAAAGAATTATGCTAAGAATTTAATTTTTTGTAACTAATCAGTGTGATGAATCACAATACTGACAAGGGTTTACATATAATAAATTTATTCTTTGTGCAACTTTGTGCCTTGGTGTCTTTGTGGCAAGATATTGATAATTAGCCACGAAGGCTCTAAGACACGAAGAATCACAAAGTATGAAACAATCCATTATGGAATTATTATACTATTGATTTTCTTTAGGGAGGTTCTATAAATACATTCGCATTAAGATTTCCAGAGTTTTTTATAGACAATGAAAAAATTTGAAACACTATCGGGATAATGTAAAAAGTTTTGAAGAAGTATATGAAAAACTCTGAAAACCCTTTGGGAACAAAGATAATAAACAATCTGACTGCGTTAAAATTTTTCTCAATAGCTTGTGCCTCCGCTAAAGCTTCAGCGACACGGGGACGGCTATTCAGAAAAATTTGTGCCTTGCATCTTATTCATTATCTTTGTTTCTTAAAAGAAATGTATTTAAAGAACCTCCCTTATGTTATCACAACTCGACATTTAATAAGTTTCCGAATGTCAATTCTTTATATTCAAATGCGAAACTTGAGTAATGAATTTTAATCTGTGAATCTGTGGCTCTAATTTTTTTTACCCACTCAAATCAACATAGAGCATTATATCTTAATAATTTTGATAAGCTTATTTCTGTATTTTTCATTATCAAAAAAACTAACAAAATAAATTCCCTGAGGTAAATTATTCATTTGAATTCTACAAATGTTGTTACCCGAAAT
Encoded proteins:
- a CDS encoding DUF1566 domain-containing protein, producing MLFYLKTKNKTNLKLLLIISILITSLTFTSSAQNYTYALFPGDTALLVFDKSYDSTIWQKSKDSISWTDIAGATDSTLQVITDTSYTKKYYFRVKNIDTTECRLSAFYSTTIVHRVLDSLHQVQVGDWFHGGVVFYTYSTGHGLIAPTSDQSSSCEWGCYGTAIGSSAQSLSDGKSNTAAIVNYHDSIGYYNNPTQCNQYNDGTVAAKLCDTISINGYEDWYLPAKNELNYLYQKKTLVGGFSRYGYWSSSEYNAYYAWRQYFGNGGQYYTYKYYYNRVRCIRSY